One Betta splendens chromosome 8, fBetSpl5.4, whole genome shotgun sequence DNA segment encodes these proteins:
- the LOC114860529 gene encoding hemoglobin subunit beta-2-like translates to MGEFTDTERVAIKDIFAKIDTEAVGPAALSRLLVVYPYTHKFLDDVGTLSNADAVKSNPSVSAHGKVVMHGLTRAAQNLDNTKAMHEELSGLQKLKVDPGNFRLLANSITIEVATRLGKDFTPKVNAAFQKFMDVTVSVQGKQNH, encoded by the exons ATGGGTGAATTCACAGACACCGAGCGCGTCGCCATCAAGGACATCTTCGCCAAGATTGACACTGAGGCCGTcggtcctgctgctctttccaG GTTACTCGTTGTCTATCCCTATACTCACAAATTCCTTGACGATGTAGGAACCCTCTCTAACGCCGACGCAGTTAAATCTAATCCCAGTGTGAGTGCCCACGGGAAGGTTGTCATGCATGGTCTGACCCGGGCTGCACAGAACCTGGACAACACCAAGGCCATGCATGAAGAGCTGAGCGGGCTGCAGAAGCTGAAAGTGGACCCAGGCAACTTTAGG CTGCTGGCCAACAGTATCACCATTGAAGTTGCTACTCGTCTGGGTAAAGACTTCACTCCTAAGGTGAACGCAGCTTTTCAGAAGTTCATGGACGTGACGGTGTCCGTGCAGGGGAAACAGAACCACTAG
- the hbba2 gene encoding hemoglobin, beta adult 2, with protein sequence MVKWTEKERSTISAVWEKINIDETGPHIMARVLIVYPWTERYFGSFGDIFTVAAVLNNPKVAAHGKVVLTALDRAVRNMDDIKGVYASLSRLHYEKLHVDPDSFRLLADCITISFACKLRSSLDPQTQATWQKFLSAVVDAMSSQYY encoded by the exons ATGGTGAAGTGGACAGAGAAGGAGCGCAGCACCATCAGTGCTGTctgggaaaaaataaatatcgATGAGACTGGACCTCATATTATGGCAAG AGTTTTAATCGTCTACCCCTGGACAGAACGCTACTTTGGCTCGTTTGGCGACATCTTCACCGTCGCGGCGGTTCTGAACAACCCCAAAGTGGCCGCTCATGGGAAGGTGGTGCTGACGGCGCTGGACAGAGCGGTGAGGAACATGGACGACATCAAAGGCGTCTACGCGTCTCTGAGCCGGTTGCACTACGAAAAGCTCCACGTGGATCCAGATAGTTTCAGA CTCCTGGCCGACTGCATCACTATTTCATTTGCCTGCAAACTCCGGAGCTCGCTGGACCCGCAGACGCAAGCTACGTGGCAGAAGTTCCTCTCCGCTGTGGTGGATGCTATGAGCAGTCAGTACTACTGA
- the LOC114860534 gene encoding hemoglobin embryonic subunit alpha-like isoform X2: MTSLSAKDKDTVRAFWAKVPGKEELIGADVLSSTLMVYPQANPYFSHFDLSPGSDQMKEEGMTMMDGFGEAVAKMDDLTPGLLNLSQLHAFTLRVDPANFKALSLDSLPQPSGGFSQNVPQGIHP, from the exons ATGACCAGTCTCAGCGCTAAGGACAAGGACACAGTCAGAGCCTTCTGGGCTAAAGTTCCTGGGAAGGAGGAGCTGATCGGTGCAGATGTTCTGTCCAG TACTTTGATGGTGTATCCACAGGCCAACCCCTACTTCTCCCACTTTGACTTGAGCCCCGGCTCTGACCagatgaaggaggaaggaaTGACCATGATGGATGGATTTGGTGAAGCTGTGGCTAAAATGGACGACCTGACTCCAGGTCTGCTGAACCTCAGCCAGCTGCACGCCTTCACCCTGAGAGTGGACCCCGCCAACTTCAAGGCACTGAGTTTAG ATTCTCTCCCACAACCTTCTGGTGGTTTTAGCCAGAATGTTCCCCAAGGAATTCACCCCTGA
- the LOC114860534 gene encoding hemoglobin subunit alpha-1-like isoform X1, with product MTSLSAKDKDTVRAFWAKVPGKEELIGADVLSSTLMVYPQANPYFSHFDLSPGSDQMKEEGMTMMDGFGEAVAKMDDLTPGLLNLSQLHAFTLRVDPANFKILSHNLLVVLARMFPKEFTPEVHVSMDKFLSHVSNALSEKPQTEASAVSAQ from the exons ATGACCAGTCTCAGCGCTAAGGACAAGGACACAGTCAGAGCCTTCTGGGCTAAAGTTCCTGGGAAGGAGGAGCTGATCGGTGCAGATGTTCTGTCCAG TACTTTGATGGTGTATCCACAGGCCAACCCCTACTTCTCCCACTTTGACTTGAGCCCCGGCTCTGACCagatgaaggaggaaggaaTGACCATGATGGATGGATTTGGTGAAGCTGTGGCTAAAATGGACGACCTGACTCCAGGTCTGCTGAACCTCAGCCAGCTGCACGCCTTCACCCTGAGAGTGGACCCCGCCAACTTCAAG ATTCTCTCCCACAACCTTCTGGTGGTTTTAGCCAGAATGTTCCCCAAGGAATTCACCCCTGAGGTCCATGTGTCTATGGACAAGTTCTTATCTCATGTGTCCAACGCTCTGTCTGAGAAGCCTCAGACAGAGGCCTCAGCTGTCTCTGctcaatga
- the LOC114860533 gene encoding hemoglobin subunit beta-like — translation MVEWTDFERATIKDIFSKIDSGVVGPAALSRCLVVYPWTQRYFGKFGNLYNAAAITSNPNVSAHGKVVLEGLTLAVQNMDDIKATYAELSVLHSEKLQVDPDNFRLLADCLTIVVAAQMGKDFTPEVQAAFQKFLAVVVSALGKQYH, via the exons ATGGTTGAGTGGACAGACTTCGAGCGTGCCACCATCAAGGACATCTTTTCCAAGATCGACTCTGGAGTCGTGGGTCCTGCAGCTCTTTCCAG GTGTCTGGTCGTTTACCCATGGACTCAGAGGTATTTCGGCAAATTCGGAAACCTCTACAACGCCGCCGCGATCACGTCGAACCCCAACGTTAGCGCCCACGGAAAAGTCGTCCTCGAGGGTCTGACCCTGGCTGTGCAGAACATGGACGACATCAAGGCCACGTACGCAGAGCTGAGCGTGCTGCACTctgagaagctgcaggtggACCCAGACAACTTTAGG CTGCTGGCCGACTGTCTGACCATTGTGGTTGCTGCTCAGATGGGTAAAGACTTCACTCCTGAGGTGCAGGCAGCTTTTCAGAAGTTCTTGGCTGTGGTGGTGTCCGCTCTGGGGAAACAATATCACTAG
- the LOC114859800 gene encoding hemoglobin subunit beta-like: protein MVEWTDSERKAITSLWGKIDCNEIGPLALIRLLIVYPWCQRHFSGFGNLSSNAAIAGNPKVSAHGKTVMNGLESAVKNMDNIKDAYAKLSVMHSEKLHVDPDNFRLLAECLTVVLAMKFGPSDFTPEVQEAWQKFIAVVVSALGRQYH, encoded by the exons ATGGTCGAGTGGACAGACTCTGAGCGTAAAGCAATTACTTCCCTGTGGGGAAAAATCGATTGCAATGAAATTGGACCCCTGGCTTTGATCAG GCTCCTGATTGTGTATCCATGGTGCCAGAGACACTTCTCCGGATTCGGCAACCTGTCCTCCAACGCCGCCATCGCTGGAAACCCTAAGGTGTCTGCTCACGGAAAGACAGTGATGAACGGCCTGGAAAGTGCTGTGAAGAACATGGACAACATCAAGGATGCCTACGCCAAGCTGAGCGTGATGCACTCCGAGAAGCTCCACGTGGATCCCGACAACTTCAGG CTTTTGGCTGAATGCCTCACCGTGGTCCTGGCTATGAAGTTTGGTCCCAGCGACTTCACTCCTGAGGTCCAAGAGGCCTGGCAGAAGTTTATAGCCGTGGTGGTCTCCGCCCTGGGCAGACAGTACCACTGA
- the nprl3 gene encoding GATOR complex protein NPRL3 isoform X1, with translation MLSSSVGLPDDRKSMYSQSQHSVLKTGDKTSPISVILVSSGSRGNKLLFRYPFQTVAECPSSLTAKQRSPYALNTSGDSLEDQDGDSREQSPLTDEQLVAGFSDSTLATILATKSDICGKKFELKIDNVRFVGHPTLLQHHTASQVSKTDPSPKREVPTMILFNVVFALRANADPSVISCMHNLSRRIAIALQHEERRCQYLTREAKLMLTVQDEITTMAETNGSPHSPFRQILPKCKLARDLKEAYDSLCTTGVVRLHINNWLEVSFCLPHKIHRIGGNHIPPEALERSLKAIRPYHALLLLESEKVLLNQLPLDCSPAMVRLIKTCSAVKNLQQLAQDADLALLQIFQIAAHLVYWGKAIIIYPLCENNVYMLSPHANISLYSPLAEHFVQQFPGHDLPSMLSKFSLPISLVEFRNPLEAPAQEAQLIQMVVWMLQRRLLIQLHTYVCLLVPPSEDEPGIREEEPLLAARVGGRSLSTPSALSFGSPTSSDDMTLTSPSMDNSSAELLPGGDSPLNKRMTETLLASLSEHEREVILNIPAAQNPEDLRLFARLLHYFRGHHHLEEIMYNENMRRSQLKTLFDKFRSVLVVTNHEDPIISIFQSPME, from the exons ATGCTCAGCTCATCAGTCGGGCTTCCAGATGACCGAAAGTCCATGTACAGCCAGTCACAACATAGTGTTTTAAAGACTGGCGACAAAACCAGCCCTATCAGTGTCATACTGGTTAGCTCCGGCAGCCGAGGGAACAAGCTACTCTTTCGATACCCCtttcaaactgtggctgaaTGCCCGTCGTCTCTTACAG CAAAGCAGCGAAGTCCATATGCACTGAACACATCCGGGGACAGCCTTGAAGATCAGGATGGGGACTCAAG AGAACAATCTCCACTAACTGACGAACAGTTGGTAGCCGG GTTTTCTGATAGCACCCTCGCCACTATCCTGGCCACCAAATCTGATATTTGTGGAAAGAAGTTTGAGCTGAAAATAGACAATGTTCGCTTTGTGGGTCACCCTACCCTCCTTCAGCATCACACTGCTAGTCAG GTTTCTAAAACAGACCCTTCACCTAAGAGGGAGGTGCCCACGATGATCTTGTTTAACGTGGTGTTTGCCCTCAGG GCGAACGCTGACCCCTCCGTCATCAGTTGCATGCACAATCTGTCAAGGCGCATAGCAATAGCCCTGCAGCACGAAGAGCGGCGCTGCCAGTACCTGACCAGGGAGGCCAAGCTCATGCTGACTGTCCAGGATGAGATTACCACCATGGCTGAGA CAAACGGAAGCCCACACTCTCCGTTTAGACAAATTCTACCCAAATGTAAGCTAGCCAGGGACCTGAAGGAGGCTTATGACAG CCTGTGCACAACTGGTGTTGTGCGATTACACATTAACAACTGGCTGGAGGTGAGCTTCTGTTTGCCACACAAGATCCACAGGATCGGTGGAAACCATATCCCCCCAGAGGCGTTAGAGCGCAGCCTCAAAGCTATAag ACCTTATCATGCCCTGCTGTTATTGGAGAGTGAGAAGGTGCTGCTAAACCAGCTCCCTCTCGACTGCTCACCAGCAATGGTGCGCCTCATCAAAACCTGCTCAGCAGTGAAGAACCTTCAGCAGCTCGCTCAGGACGCTGACTTGGCCTTACTTCAG ATCTTCCAAATCGCTGCCCACTTGGTTTATTGGGGCAAAGCGATCATCATTTACCCTCTGTGTGAGAACAACGTGTACATGCTGTCTCCTCATGCCAACATCAGCCT ATACTCACCACTTGCTGAGCACTTTGTGCAGCAGTTTCCTGGTCACGATCTGCCTTCAATGTTATCCAAGTTTTCCCTGCCTATCTCACTGGTGGAGTTCAGAAACCCCTTGGAAGCTCCAGCACAAGAG GCCCAGCTGATCCAGATGGTCGTGTGGATGCTCCAGCGTCGTTTGCTGATCCAGCTGCACACATATGTTTGCCTGTTGGTGCCGCCCAGTGAGGATGAACCTGGTATTAGGGAGGAAGAGCCTCTACTAGCTGCCCGAGTAGGAGGCCGCAGCCTCAGCACCCCTAGTGCCCTAAGTTTCGGCTCCCCAA ccagcAGCGATGACATGACCCTCACCAGTCCCAGTATGGACAACTCTAGTGCAGAGCTGCTACCTGGTGGAGACTCTCCCCTTAACAAAAGGATGACAGAGACACTGCTTGCCAGCCTGTCAGAGCATGAGAGGGAGGTTATTCTTAACATCCCTGCTGCTCAAAATCCTGAGGATCTGCGGCTGTTTGCCAG GCTGCTGCACTATTTCCGGGGACATCACCACCTGGAAGAGATTATGTACAATGAGAACATGAGACGCTCGCAGCTCAAAACGCTGTTTGACAAGTTCCGCAGTGTCCTTGTAGTGACCAACCATGAAGACCCCATTATCTCCATCTTTCAGTCACCCATGGAGTAG
- the mpg gene encoding DNA-3-methyladenine glycosylase, producing the protein MAGRKRTVLSVTSAASKHDEKLKVSPAKLQKHTERSRYLIEDEQQDRLGEDFFNQPCISLAKDFLGKVLVRRCEDGTELRGRIVETEAYLGGEDQASHSAGGKRTERNTAMFMKPGTIYVYPIYGIYFCMNVSSQGEGAAVLLRSLEPLQGLPVMRQLRTAKRKEGARQLKDKELCNGPSKLCQALNISRCFDRRDLAADPEVWMERDPNTSLTGQHIISAPRIGIESHGDWAKKPWRFYLHGHPCVSVVNKEAQRQFENAMTNLSPANVGV; encoded by the exons ATGGCTGGGAGAAAAAGAACTGTTCTATCTGTGACAAGCGCAGCGTCAAAACACGACGAGAAACTGAAGGTTTCACCTGCcaagctgcagaaacacacagagcgaAGCCGCTATTTAATTgaagatgagcagcaggacagactgGGGGAAGATTTCTTCAACCAACCCTGTATCAGTTTGGCTAAAGACTTCCTCGGCAAG GTGTTAGTCCGCAGATGTGAAGATGGCACTGAGCTGAGAGGCAGGATAGTGGAGACTGAAGCCTACCTTGGAGGGGAGGATCAAGCTTCACACTCCGCAGGAGGCAAACGCACCGAAAGAAACACGGCCATGTTCATGAAGCCCGGCACCATCTATGTGTATCCAATATATGGCATCTACTTCTGCATGAATGTGTCTAGTCAAG GGGAgggtgctgctgtgctgctgcgctCCTTGGAGCCTCTGCAGGGGTTGCCCGTCATGAGGCAGCTGAGGACAGCTAAACGCAAAGAGGGGGCTCGGCAACTGAAGGACAAAGAGCTCTGCAACGGGCCCTCAAAGCTGTGCCAAGCTCTAAATATATCCCGCTGTTTCGACCGCCGGGATCTAGCAGCGGACCCAGAGGTGTGGATGGAGAGGGACCCCAACACAAGTCTAACAGGACAACATATTATATCAGCACCACGCATTGGAATTGAATCTCATGGGGACTGGGCCAAGAAGCCGTGGCGTTTTTATCTCCATGGGCACCCATGTGTTAGTGTTGTGAATAAAGAGGCACAAAGACAGTTTGAAAATGCAATGACTAATTTAAGTCCTGCTAATGTGGGAGTCTAA
- the nprl3 gene encoding GATOR complex protein NPRL3 isoform X2, with protein sequence MLSSSVGLPDDRKSMYSQSQHSVLKTGDKTSPISVILVSSGSRGNKLLFRYPFQTVAECPSSLTAKQRSPYALNTSGDSLEDQDGDSRFSDSTLATILATKSDICGKKFELKIDNVRFVGHPTLLQHHTASQVSKTDPSPKREVPTMILFNVVFALRANADPSVISCMHNLSRRIAIALQHEERRCQYLTREAKLMLTVQDEITTMAETNGSPHSPFRQILPKCKLARDLKEAYDSLCTTGVVRLHINNWLEVSFCLPHKIHRIGGNHIPPEALERSLKAIRPYHALLLLESEKVLLNQLPLDCSPAMVRLIKTCSAVKNLQQLAQDADLALLQIFQIAAHLVYWGKAIIIYPLCENNVYMLSPHANISLYSPLAEHFVQQFPGHDLPSMLSKFSLPISLVEFRNPLEAPAQEAQLIQMVVWMLQRRLLIQLHTYVCLLVPPSEDEPGIREEEPLLAARVGGRSLSTPSALSFGSPTSSDDMTLTSPSMDNSSAELLPGGDSPLNKRMTETLLASLSEHEREVILNIPAAQNPEDLRLFARLLHYFRGHHHLEEIMYNENMRRSQLKTLFDKFRSVLVVTNHEDPIISIFQSPME encoded by the exons ATGCTCAGCTCATCAGTCGGGCTTCCAGATGACCGAAAGTCCATGTACAGCCAGTCACAACATAGTGTTTTAAAGACTGGCGACAAAACCAGCCCTATCAGTGTCATACTGGTTAGCTCCGGCAGCCGAGGGAACAAGCTACTCTTTCGATACCCCtttcaaactgtggctgaaTGCCCGTCGTCTCTTACAG CAAAGCAGCGAAGTCCATATGCACTGAACACATCCGGGGACAGCCTTGAAGATCAGGATGGGGACTCAAG GTTTTCTGATAGCACCCTCGCCACTATCCTGGCCACCAAATCTGATATTTGTGGAAAGAAGTTTGAGCTGAAAATAGACAATGTTCGCTTTGTGGGTCACCCTACCCTCCTTCAGCATCACACTGCTAGTCAG GTTTCTAAAACAGACCCTTCACCTAAGAGGGAGGTGCCCACGATGATCTTGTTTAACGTGGTGTTTGCCCTCAGG GCGAACGCTGACCCCTCCGTCATCAGTTGCATGCACAATCTGTCAAGGCGCATAGCAATAGCCCTGCAGCACGAAGAGCGGCGCTGCCAGTACCTGACCAGGGAGGCCAAGCTCATGCTGACTGTCCAGGATGAGATTACCACCATGGCTGAGA CAAACGGAAGCCCACACTCTCCGTTTAGACAAATTCTACCCAAATGTAAGCTAGCCAGGGACCTGAAGGAGGCTTATGACAG CCTGTGCACAACTGGTGTTGTGCGATTACACATTAACAACTGGCTGGAGGTGAGCTTCTGTTTGCCACACAAGATCCACAGGATCGGTGGAAACCATATCCCCCCAGAGGCGTTAGAGCGCAGCCTCAAAGCTATAag ACCTTATCATGCCCTGCTGTTATTGGAGAGTGAGAAGGTGCTGCTAAACCAGCTCCCTCTCGACTGCTCACCAGCAATGGTGCGCCTCATCAAAACCTGCTCAGCAGTGAAGAACCTTCAGCAGCTCGCTCAGGACGCTGACTTGGCCTTACTTCAG ATCTTCCAAATCGCTGCCCACTTGGTTTATTGGGGCAAAGCGATCATCATTTACCCTCTGTGTGAGAACAACGTGTACATGCTGTCTCCTCATGCCAACATCAGCCT ATACTCACCACTTGCTGAGCACTTTGTGCAGCAGTTTCCTGGTCACGATCTGCCTTCAATGTTATCCAAGTTTTCCCTGCCTATCTCACTGGTGGAGTTCAGAAACCCCTTGGAAGCTCCAGCACAAGAG GCCCAGCTGATCCAGATGGTCGTGTGGATGCTCCAGCGTCGTTTGCTGATCCAGCTGCACACATATGTTTGCCTGTTGGTGCCGCCCAGTGAGGATGAACCTGGTATTAGGGAGGAAGAGCCTCTACTAGCTGCCCGAGTAGGAGGCCGCAGCCTCAGCACCCCTAGTGCCCTAAGTTTCGGCTCCCCAA ccagcAGCGATGACATGACCCTCACCAGTCCCAGTATGGACAACTCTAGTGCAGAGCTGCTACCTGGTGGAGACTCTCCCCTTAACAAAAGGATGACAGAGACACTGCTTGCCAGCCTGTCAGAGCATGAGAGGGAGGTTATTCTTAACATCCCTGCTGCTCAAAATCCTGAGGATCTGCGGCTGTTTGCCAG GCTGCTGCACTATTTCCGGGGACATCACCACCTGGAAGAGATTATGTACAATGAGAACATGAGACGCTCGCAGCTCAAAACGCTGTTTGACAAGTTCCGCAGTGTCCTTGTAGTGACCAACCATGAAGACCCCATTATCTCCATCTTTCAGTCACCCATGGAGTAG
- the LOC114859799 gene encoding hemoglobin subunit beta-like produces the protein MVEWTDSERKAITSLWGNIDANEIGPLALIRLLIVYPWCQRHFSGFGNLSSNAAIAGNPKVSAHGKTVMNGLESAVKNMDNIKAAYAKLSVMHSEKLHVDPDNFRLLAECLTVVLAMKFGPSTFTPEVQEAWQKFLAVVVSALGRQYH, from the exons ATGGTCGAGTGGACAGACTCTGAGCGTAAGGCAATTACTTCCCTTTGGGGAAATATCGATGCCAACGAAATCGGACCCCTGGCTTTGATCAG GCTCCTGATTGTGTATCCATGGTGCCAGAGACACTTCTCCGGATTCGGCAACCTGTCCTCCAACGCCGCCATCGCTGGAAACCCTAAGGTGTCTGCTCATGGAAAGACAGTGATGAACGGCCTGGAAAGTGCTGTGAAGAACATGGACAACATCAAGGCGGCCTACGCCAAGCTGAGCGTGATGCACTCCGAGAAGCTCCACGTGGATCCCGACAACTTCAGG CTTTTGGCTGAATGCCTCACCGTGGTCCTGGCTATGAAGTTTGGTCCCAGCACCTTCACTCCTGAGGTCCAAGAGGCCTGGCAGAAGTTTCTAGCCGTGGTGGTCTCCGCCCTGGGCAGACAGTACCACTGA
- the LOC114859806 gene encoding hemoglobin subunit alpha-1-like, protein MSLTAEDKAIVKAFWAKASGRAEEVGSEALSRMLAVYPQTKTYFSHWKDLSPKSAQVKKHGKTIMAGVGEGVAKIDNLNAGLLKLSELHAFTLRVDPANFKILSLNILVVFAVLLPAEFTPEVHVALDKFLAALSRALSERYR, encoded by the exons ATGAGTCTGACTGCTGAGGACAAGGCTATTGTCAAGGCCTTCTGGGCTAAGGCTTCTGGCCGGGCTGAGGAAGTAGGAAGTGAGGCTCTGTCCAG GATGCTGGCGGTGTACCCACAGACCAAGACCTACTTCTCCCACTGGAAGGACCTGAGCCCCAAATCCGCCCAGGTGAAGAAGCACGGAAAGACCATCATGGCTGGAGTTGGCGAAGGTGTGGCTAAAATCGACAACCTGAACGCAGGTCTGCTGAAACTCAGCGAGCTGCACGCCTTCACCCTGAGAGTGGACCCCGCCAACTTCAAG ATCCTCTCTCTCAACATCCTCGTGGTTTTTGCTGTTCTTCTACCGGCTGAATTCACCCCCGAGGTTCACGTGGCTTTGGACAAGTTCCTGGCTGCTCTGTCTCGTGCCCTGTCTGAGAGATACAGATAA
- the LOC114859805 gene encoding hemoglobin subunit alpha-like, with product MLTASDKTNVTALWSIIESKADHLGAEALGRMLVAYPASKSYFNHWDPSELVPMSSNVKKHGATIMGAVAKSVRGINDLSGTLSDLSDLHAFRLRMDPANFKVLAHNIILAVAMYFPEDFTPEMHVSFDKFLNALSVAMSEKYR from the exons ATGCTCACCGCATCGGATAAGACCAACGTCACCGCCTTATGGTCCATAATCGAGTCCAAGGCCGACCACCTAGGCGCCGAAGCTCTGGGCAG GATGCTGGTCGCCTACCCCGCATCCAAGTCCTACTTTAACCACTGGGATCCGAGTGAGTTGGTTCCTATGTCCTCAAACGTGAAGAAGCATGGCGCCACCATCATGGGAGCGGTGGCCAAAAGCGTGAGAGGCATCAATGATCTTTCCGGGACTTTGAGCGATCTCAGTGACCTACATGCCTTCCGGCTCCGAATGGATCCTGCCAACTTTAAG GTCCTGGCTCACAACATCATCCTGGCTGTGGCCATGTACTTCCCCGAAGACTTCACTCCAGAGATGCATGTCTCCTTTGATAAGTTCCTGAACGCTCTGTCTGTTGCTATGTCTGAAAAGTACCGCTAA
- the LOC114859802 gene encoding hemoglobin subunit alpha-like, translating into MLTAKDKSNVAALWSKIESKAGDLGGEALGRMLVAYPPTKTYFTHWGASELVPGSAKVKQHGATIMGAVGKCVKGINDLSGTLSALSDLHAFQLRVDPANFKILAHNIILAVAMYFPGDFTPEMHVSLDKFLSALAIALSEKYR; encoded by the exons ATGCTCACTGCGAAAGACAAGTCCAATGTGGCCGCTTTGTGGTCCAAAATTGAGTCCAAGGCCGGCGACCTGGGCGGTGAAGCACTGGGCAG GATGCTGGTCGCCTACCCCCCAACCAAGACCTACTTCACTCACTGGGGAGCGAGTGAGTTGGTCCCTGGCTCCGCCAAAGTGAAGCAGCACGGTGCCACCATCATGGGAGCCGTGGGCAAATGTGTCAAAGGCATCAATGATCTCTCCGGGACCCTCAGCGCCCTCAGTGACCTGCATGCCTTCCAGCTCCGGGTGGATCCTGCCAACTTTAAG ATCCTGGCCCACAACATCATCCTGGCTGTGGCCATGTACTTCCCTGGAGACTTCACTCCAGAGATGCATGTCTCCCTTGATAAGTTCCTGAGTGCTCTGGCCATTGCTCTGTCTGAGAAGTACAGATAA
- the LOC114860531 gene encoding hemoglobin subunit alpha-2-like yields the protein MTSLSAKDKDTVKTFWSTVSGKAEDMGADVLSRMLVVYPQTKTYFSHWKDLSPSSAQVKKHGKTIMAGVGEAVAKMDDLTAGLLNLSQLHAFTLRVDPANFKIISHNLLVVFAITFPKEFTAEVHVSVDKFLARVSYALSEKYR from the exons ATGACCAGTCTCAGTGCAAAAGACAAGGACACAGTCAAGACCTTCTGGTCTACAGTGTCTGGGAAGGCAGAGGACATGGGAGCAGATGTTCTGTCCAG GATGCTGGTGGTGTACCCGCAGACCAAGACCTACTTCTCCCACTGGAAGGACCTGAGCCCCAGCTCTGCCCAGGTGAAGAAGCACGGAAAGACCATCATGGCTGGAGTCGGTGAAGCTGTGGCTAAAATGGACGACCTGACCGCAGGTCTGCTGAACCTCAGCCAGCTGCACGCCTTCACCCTGAGAGTGGACCCCGCCAACTTCAAG ATTATTTCCCACAACCTTCTGGTAGTATTTGCCATCACGTTTCCCAAGGAATTCACCGCTGAGGTCCATGTGTCTGTGGACAAGTTCTTGGCTCGTGTGTCCTATGCTCTGTCTGAGAAATACAGATAA
- the LOC114859804 gene encoding hemoglobin subunit alpha-like: MLTAKDKSNVAALWSKIESKAGDLGGEALGRMLVAYPPTKTYFTHWGASELVPGSAKVKQHGATIMGAVGKCVKGIDDLSGTLSALSDLHAFRLRVDPANFKILAHNIILAVAMYFPGDFTPEMHVSLDKFLSALAIALSEKYR, translated from the exons ATGCTCACCGCTAAAGACAAGTCCAATGTGGCCGCTTTGTGGTCCAAAATTGAGTCCAAGGCCGGCGACCTGGGCGGTGAAGCACTGGGCAG GATGCTGGTCGCCTACCCCCCAACCAAGACCTACTTCACTCATTGGGGAGCGAGTGAGTTGGTCCCTGGCTCCGCAAAAGTGAAGCAGCACGGTGCCACCATCATGGGAGCCGTGGGCAAATGTGTCAAAGGCATCGATGATCTCTCCGGGACTCTGAGTGCCCTTAGTGACCTGCATGCCTTCCGGCTCCGGGTGGATCCTGCCAACTTTAAG ATCCTGGCCCACAACATCATCCTGGCTGTGGCCATGTACTTCCCTGGAGACTTCACTCCAGAGATGCATGTCTCCCTTGATAAGTTCCTGAGTGCTCTGGCCATTGCTCTGTCTGAGAAGTACAGATAA
- the LOC114860530 gene encoding hemoglobin subunit beta-2-like, with the protein MGEFTDTERVAIKDIFAKIDTEAVGPTALSRYMYVYPWSKKYFRDLGTLSNADAVKSNPSVSAHGKVVMDVLARAAQNLDNTKAMHAELSGLQKLKVDPDYFRLLAHSITVEVATHLGKDFTPELNAAFQKFMDVTVSMQGKQNH; encoded by the exons ATGGGTGAATTCACAGACACCGAGCGCGTCGCCATCAAGGACATCTTCGCCAAGATTGACACTGAGGCCGTCGGTCCTACTGCTCTTTCCAG GTACATGTACGTCTATCCCTGGAGTAAGAAATACTTCAGGGATTTAGGAACCCTCTCTAACGCCGACGCAGTTAAATCTAATCCCAGTGTGAGTGCCCACGGAAAGGTTGTCATGGATGTTCTGGCCCGGGCTGCACAGAACCTGGACAACACCAAGGCCATGCATGCAGAGCTGAGCGGGCTGCAGAAGCTGAAAGTGGACCCAGACTACTTTAGG CTGCTGGCCCACAGTATCACCGTGGAGGTTGCTACTCATCTGGGTAAAGACTTCACTCCTGAGTTGAACGCAGCTTTTCAGAAGTTCATGGACGTGACGGTGTCCATGCAGGGGAAACAGAACCACTAG